The following are encoded in a window of Aureimonas sp. AU20 genomic DNA:
- a CDS encoding methyl-accepting chemotaxis protein, with product MRFSLRTRLALSFGAVLVLTSSVGVVGMRSLAANAEHFEQFANRPFQQVQAIGNLSTEFERVRRILRTDITTPVADRATLKTEYEATWTRIIQETEVYINSVQSAAGKAEIADFKPTVESLKAVSDDAFALVAAVDIDALSNPSGQTAFQTAIAFLQNQQKPAAVALGERLNQLTKRSQDRAVAFVNEARADYETTRNQLISMIAAAVAVGAGLAIWMAMSLMRGVRQIEENVDRMASGDLSQRIVHSRRDEIGDLLDHLCQMRLRLVTIVHSVRTSASQVAGGSSQSAMTADQLSSGSTEQAAASEQASAAVEEMTANVRQNSDNATQTEKIAVQASHSAEKSGVAVSEAVEAMRTIAERIRVVQEIARQTDLLALNAAIEAARAGSHGKGFAVVASEVRKLAERSQHAALEIGELSAKTLASSEEAGHMLDVLVPDIRRTAELVSEISAACREQSIGIEQINQAIQQLDQVTQTNAASANEMAATAGELSAEAGVLSERTAFFTLNDAETGSAVQPSPRASTNYVSPPDDVASSNATFSRTINRQNKQTGLHYSDRKESKPISNGFEMMLEDNSFERLSA from the coding sequence ATGCGTTTCTCTCTTCGAACCCGGCTCGCCTTGAGCTTTGGTGCCGTTCTTGTCCTTACCAGCAGCGTCGGTGTGGTTGGGATGCGGTCACTGGCTGCCAACGCCGAACACTTCGAGCAGTTTGCTAATCGACCGTTTCAGCAAGTTCAGGCGATCGGCAACTTATCGACCGAATTCGAGCGGGTTCGTCGTATTCTGCGTACGGATATAACGACACCGGTTGCGGACCGGGCGACATTGAAAACCGAGTACGAGGCGACATGGACGCGGATCATTCAGGAGACTGAGGTCTATATCAACTCAGTGCAAAGCGCCGCCGGGAAAGCTGAGATCGCCGATTTCAAACCGACAGTCGAGTCCCTGAAGGCGGTCTCGGACGACGCGTTTGCCTTGGTCGCAGCTGTGGATATTGATGCGCTTTCCAATCCCAGTGGGCAAACAGCCTTTCAAACAGCAATCGCTTTTCTTCAAAACCAACAAAAGCCAGCGGCCGTCGCTCTCGGTGAGCGCCTCAATCAGCTGACAAAGCGCTCTCAGGACCGTGCTGTCGCTTTCGTCAACGAAGCACGAGCGGACTACGAGACGACTCGTAATCAACTCATATCCATGATCGCAGCGGCAGTTGCGGTTGGCGCTGGCCTTGCGATCTGGATGGCGATGTCTCTTATGAGAGGCGTGCGCCAAATCGAAGAGAATGTCGATCGAATGGCCTCTGGGGATTTGTCCCAGCGGATTGTCCATTCGCGGCGTGACGAGATCGGCGATCTTCTGGATCATCTTTGCCAGATGCGCCTGCGTTTGGTCACCATCGTTCATAGCGTTCGCACGTCCGCCTCTCAAGTTGCGGGGGGATCTTCGCAATCAGCTATGACGGCGGACCAACTCTCGTCGGGTTCGACGGAGCAGGCCGCAGCGTCCGAACAAGCTTCAGCTGCTGTCGAAGAGATGACGGCTAACGTGCGTCAGAACTCCGACAACGCCACTCAGACTGAGAAAATTGCCGTCCAAGCCTCACACAGTGCTGAGAAGAGCGGCGTCGCCGTATCGGAGGCGGTGGAAGCGATGCGAACCATTGCCGAACGGATTCGAGTCGTGCAGGAAATCGCTCGTCAGACCGATCTTCTCGCACTGAACGCAGCAATTGAAGCCGCACGAGCCGGTAGCCATGGCAAGGGGTTTGCCGTTGTTGCCTCCGAAGTGCGTAAGCTTGCCGAGCGGTCCCAGCATGCAGCCCTCGAGATCGGGGAACTGTCAGCCAAAACATTGGCCTCTTCAGAAGAAGCAGGACATATGCTCGACGTCCTTGTCCCTGACATCCGGCGCACGGCTGAACTTGTGTCGGAGATTTCGGCTGCTTGCCGAGAGCAATCGATCGGCATCGAGCAGATCAATCAGGCCATTCAGCAGCTCGATCAGGTCACGCAAACCAATGCTGCGTCTGCCAACGAAATGGCTGCCACTGCCGGCGAGCTATCGGCAGAAGCGGGTGTTCTCAGCGAGCGGACCGCATTTTTCACTCTGAACGATGCGGAAACCGGTTCGGCCGTGCAGCCATCGCCCCGAGCTTCTACCAACTACGTTTCACCACCCGACGATGTAGCGTCCAGCAATGCCACTTTTAGCAGAACCATAAATCGCCAGAACAAACAGACGGGGTTGCACTACTCCGATCGTAAAGAATCAAAACCAATTTCTAACGGCTTTGAGATGATGCTTGAAGATAACAGTTTTGAACGCCTAAGTGCATAA
- a CDS encoding response regulator, protein MAINMIGSAPIGAAAVRRDRSNGFLVSAVVLTLAVPVFAWTLWAAHSRSASSDAQAALNGSLSELLATVTTAQSSMRGYVLSGTDAFLSPYRQAVADFPANLDAVTQTLATARADGEQIEVAEDSAQQAMDFFQTVVTTRTETGFDAASGLVTGGVGRQFMADLRGTTQELKTASAAIIADNTRFERFLTWLQLGVFVPAIAAAAYLAMLASRRQRQLRAGADLLSDLMDAAPVGTAFFGSDRKLLRANAEFAQIVSANAATSPGRWLLPVIERVLANRQTHTDREFVFGDANERRAVVSAFPTRAATKGTGGVGVFVMETTELHRTASELDETSHRLTAIADNIPQLGWMAQPSGEIVWHNRRWFDYTGTTPEHMAAEGWSSIIEPAHAERVDEGYRSAIASGEPWEDTFPLRAVDGTFRWFLTQAVPIRDVDGAILRWFGTNTDVTKQRALEEEFLAAKEVAENANRAKSQFIANMSHELRTPLSAVIGYAEMLEEEVEDLGQTHLLPDLKKIEGNARHLLSLINDVLDLSKIEAERMDLYAETFDLATVLEEVGSTVGSLIAKKDNRLVIEHVGTLGEMHSDQVKIRQCLLNLLSNASKFTENGTITLSAHRSSDGSRDWISLAVTDSGIGMTPEQVERLFERFAQADETTTRKFGGTGLGLAITRAFCRLLGGDIGVASVEGEGTTFTIQIPAVAEEEGQDEPIAPTGGDATVPGPAGTVLAIDDDPHARDLVTRFLTKEGFAVRTASDGVAGLEMARAIVPDVILLDVTMPKKDGWSVLAELKADPRLSTVPVVMVSSLDEKRIGYALGASDYLVKPVDWDRLKDVMDRYREPPGALVLAIDDDEDTLGRYASMLQRLGFEFASATNGRLGLQRVAERRPALILLDLNMPVMDGFDFLKELRAQAEWADIPVVVLSSKDLTTDERHALSTAADQILSKSEVSLRQLAERMREAMTSLNGSAPGH, encoded by the coding sequence ATGGCGATCAACATGATCGGATCGGCACCTATCGGCGCAGCCGCCGTTCGTCGGGATCGATCAAACGGGTTCCTTGTCAGCGCCGTGGTGCTGACCCTTGCCGTCCCCGTATTCGCCTGGACGTTGTGGGCAGCTCACTCGCGCTCGGCGTCGAGCGACGCTCAGGCAGCGTTAAACGGATCGCTCTCCGAACTTCTGGCAACCGTTACGACCGCGCAAAGCAGCATGCGGGGATACGTCCTGTCCGGCACCGATGCGTTCCTGAGCCCGTACCGACAGGCGGTGGCCGACTTCCCCGCCAACTTGGACGCCGTCACGCAGACCTTGGCAACCGCTCGCGCGGACGGCGAGCAAATCGAGGTCGCCGAGGACAGCGCCCAGCAGGCCATGGACTTCTTCCAGACCGTCGTGACGACGCGGACGGAAACGGGGTTCGATGCCGCATCAGGCTTGGTGACGGGCGGGGTCGGTCGGCAGTTCATGGCCGACCTTCGAGGGACGACGCAAGAATTGAAAACTGCCTCCGCCGCCATCATCGCGGACAACACACGCTTCGAGCGGTTCCTGACATGGCTCCAGCTCGGGGTCTTCGTGCCAGCCATCGCGGCCGCGGCATATCTGGCAATGTTGGCATCGCGTCGTCAACGCCAGCTCCGGGCCGGGGCCGATCTTCTCAGCGACCTCATGGACGCCGCACCCGTCGGCACGGCCTTCTTCGGCTCGGACCGCAAGCTGCTCAGGGCGAACGCGGAGTTCGCGCAGATCGTGTCCGCCAACGCCGCCACGTCACCTGGTCGCTGGCTCCTGCCCGTCATCGAACGCGTCCTGGCAAACAGGCAGACCCACACTGACCGCGAGTTCGTCTTCGGCGACGCGAATGAGCGTCGCGCGGTGGTGTCGGCCTTCCCGACCCGCGCAGCCACCAAGGGCACCGGCGGCGTCGGCGTGTTCGTGATGGAAACCACGGAACTGCATCGGACCGCCAGCGAACTCGACGAGACCAGCCATCGCCTGACGGCCATAGCCGACAACATCCCGCAGCTTGGCTGGATGGCCCAGCCTTCCGGCGAGATCGTCTGGCACAATCGTCGCTGGTTCGACTACACCGGGACGACGCCGGAGCACATGGCTGCCGAGGGGTGGTCGTCCATCATCGAGCCCGCGCATGCCGAACGGGTCGACGAAGGCTACCGCTCCGCGATCGCCTCCGGCGAACCCTGGGAAGACACGTTCCCCCTACGGGCAGTCGACGGGACGTTTCGTTGGTTCCTGACGCAGGCCGTTCCGATCCGGGACGTGGATGGGGCGATCCTTCGCTGGTTCGGCACCAACACCGACGTGACCAAACAAAGAGCCCTGGAGGAGGAGTTCCTGGCCGCCAAGGAAGTGGCCGAGAACGCCAATCGTGCCAAGTCGCAGTTCATCGCCAACATGAGCCACGAGCTGCGCACCCCGCTGTCGGCCGTGATCGGCTACGCCGAGATGCTGGAGGAAGAGGTCGAGGATCTTGGCCAGACCCATCTCCTGCCGGACCTCAAGAAGATCGAAGGCAATGCGCGTCACCTTCTCAGCCTGATCAACGACGTCCTCGACCTCTCCAAGATCGAGGCCGAGCGCATGGATCTCTACGCCGAGACCTTCGACCTCGCGACGGTTCTGGAGGAGGTCGGATCGACGGTGGGCTCTCTGATCGCCAAGAAGGACAACCGTCTCGTCATCGAGCACGTCGGGACGCTGGGGGAGATGCACAGCGACCAGGTTAAAATCCGGCAGTGCCTCCTGAACCTCCTTTCGAACGCCTCCAAGTTCACCGAGAACGGGACGATCACGCTTTCCGCACATCGCTCGTCGGATGGCTCGCGGGACTGGATCTCGCTGGCTGTCACCGACAGCGGCATCGGGATGACGCCCGAGCAGGTCGAGCGCCTGTTCGAGCGCTTCGCGCAAGCCGACGAAACGACCACCCGCAAGTTCGGCGGTACGGGCCTTGGACTTGCCATCACCCGCGCCTTCTGCCGCCTGCTCGGTGGGGATATCGGTGTCGCCAGTGTTGAGGGGGAAGGCACGACCTTCACGATCCAAATCCCAGCAGTTGCGGAGGAGGAAGGCCAGGACGAGCCGATCGCGCCGACCGGCGGCGATGCGACGGTGCCTGGTCCTGCGGGAACTGTGCTGGCGATCGACGACGACCCCCATGCCCGCGACCTGGTCACGCGGTTCCTCACGAAGGAGGGTTTCGCAGTGCGTACCGCGTCTGACGGCGTCGCGGGCTTGGAGATGGCGCGTGCCATCGTCCCCGACGTCATCCTCCTCGACGTCACCATGCCGAAGAAGGACGGATGGTCCGTGCTCGCCGAGCTGAAGGCCGATCCGCGACTTTCCACCGTCCCGGTCGTCATGGTCTCCAGCCTCGACGAGAAGCGGATCGGCTACGCGCTGGGTGCCTCCGACTATCTCGTGAAACCCGTTGATTGGGATCGGTTGAAGGATGTCATGGATCGATACCGGGAGCCTCCGGGCGCCCTCGTCCTCGCCATCGACGACGATGAAGACACGCTCGGCCGCTACGCGTCGATGCTGCAACGGCTCGGCTTCGAGTTCGCCTCTGCCACCAACGGGCGGCTGGGTCTCCAGCGTGTCGCTGAACGCCGCCCGGCTCTGATCCTGCTCGACCTCAACATGCCCGTCATGGACGGCTTCGACTTCCTGAAGGAGCTCCGCGCCCAAGCAGAATGGGCGGACATCCCGGTGGTCGTCCTGTCGTCTAAGGACTTAACGACGGACGAGCGGCATGCTCTGAGCACTGCTGCTGACCAAATCCTTTCCAAATCGGAAGTTTCGCTCCGACAGTTGGCCGAACGGATGCGGGAAGCGATGACGTCCCTGAACGGGTCAGCTCCAGGGCATTGA
- a CDS encoding response regulator translates to MRVLRVLIVEDEPLIALDLQDILQDAHHEVVGIANSMTTALTLAEAHVPFDVAIMDVDLADGSNGIKTAQRLRDEHNVASLFVSGRLTEENRAMAAEWRPVGFVCKPFLSSQILGALEKVRI, encoded by the coding sequence ATGCGAGTTCTGAGGGTTCTGATCGTCGAGGATGAACCTCTCATCGCGTTGGATCTGCAGGATATTCTGCAGGACGCTCATCATGAGGTCGTTGGTATCGCCAACAGCATGACCACTGCGCTCACTTTGGCTGAGGCTCATGTACCGTTCGACGTTGCTATCATGGACGTCGATCTTGCCGATGGCTCCAACGGCATAAAGACAGCGCAACGTCTCCGCGACGAGCACAATGTCGCGTCGCTTTTCGTCAGCGGTCGACTGACGGAAGAGAACCGAGCCATGGCCGCAGAATGGCGACCCGTTGGCTTTGTCTGTAAGCCGTTCCTATCGAGCCAGATTCTTGGCGCCTTGGAGAAGGTCCGCATTTAG
- a CDS encoding PAS domain S-box protein, which translates to MTDLRPTDGRELRNRQIIQSITEFAIIVTDRDGIITDWNTGAEQILGWTRAEMIGRSAEAFFTPEDRLKGQIDREMMASLQTGRGIDERWHLHKDGSCFWASGEMMPLLDEAGEHTGFVKVLRDRTEQRLAGEALEASERRYRSLYDAIDEGFCILDLRFDDDGHPIDYRFLEVNPAFERQTGLKGVVGQWMKSLAPGHEAYWFEIYGRISRSGKAERFEQFANELGGRWYEVYAYPVGDRSDGQVAVLFNDVSQRRHDIQALAESEEKWRGLFENLEEGFILGKVQRDASGRVVDWRYEEVNDAWGKLVGIEPSTVVGRTVRDLIPGVEDAWVNEFAQVVETGQAIRFTRKVDTLSRWYDGTCQPVAGDRFSVIFVEVTERVRSEVRSKALLELSETLADLDDPDAMPGAAARIIGKALGVGRVGYGTVADDGETFTVPSDWTADGYPSLAGTYRMDDYGGYAKNLRRGRTVVIPDIRLDPRTSFNTDPLERVGVRSLINHPIVENGRTVAVFYVNDDRVQPWTAEEVAFIQSAANRTRDTVERRRAEVNLKTSEERQRLAIASGEVGIFDIDLATGSLTWDDRARAAFGVATGHLVGQAEKLSTLHPEDRATFDAALAAAMEGAPFDLQFRTIGLDDRQVRWVNVQGQVAGSKGAQHFIGAVRDVSQRVAAEQRQTVLNHELAHRLKNTLAVVQSIATQTLRNAPDMTTARDSLTKRIQTLSKAHDILLSGQTDAGSIDAIIRSAVALHDPDERIALRGPSIDIGPKAALTLALIMHELATNAVKYGALSVPEGRVHVAWVVDIDETTKLPTLALSWREVNGPPASPPTRKGFGSRLIEMGLSGSTGGSVELDYASDGLKCRIRASLTELQADDA; encoded by the coding sequence ATGACTGATCTTCGGCCGACCGATGGGCGCGAGTTGCGCAATCGTCAGATCATCCAAAGCATTACCGAGTTCGCGATCATCGTGACCGATCGCGATGGGATTATTACGGACTGGAACACCGGCGCCGAACAGATCCTTGGCTGGACGCGGGCAGAAATGATCGGACGATCGGCCGAGGCGTTCTTCACGCCCGAGGACCGTCTCAAAGGACAGATCGACCGGGAAATGATGGCGTCTCTTCAAACGGGACGTGGGATAGACGAGCGTTGGCATCTGCATAAGGACGGCTCATGTTTCTGGGCGTCCGGCGAAATGATGCCGCTTCTGGACGAGGCCGGTGAGCATACGGGCTTTGTCAAAGTGCTCCGCGACCGGACGGAACAAAGGCTTGCAGGGGAAGCGCTGGAAGCCAGCGAGCGGCGGTATCGTTCGCTCTACGACGCGATCGACGAAGGGTTCTGCATCCTCGACCTGCGCTTTGACGATGACGGCCATCCGATCGATTACCGTTTTCTGGAGGTGAACCCGGCTTTCGAGCGCCAAACCGGCCTGAAGGGCGTTGTCGGTCAATGGATGAAGTCGCTGGCTCCAGGACACGAGGCCTACTGGTTCGAAATCTACGGACGCATCTCCAGAAGCGGCAAAGCCGAGCGGTTCGAGCAGTTCGCCAACGAGCTCGGTGGTCGTTGGTACGAAGTTTATGCTTACCCGGTCGGTGATCGATCTGACGGGCAAGTCGCCGTCCTATTCAACGACGTGTCCCAACGCAGGCATGACATCCAAGCCCTCGCTGAGAGCGAGGAGAAGTGGCGGGGTCTGTTCGAGAACCTCGAGGAGGGGTTCATTCTGGGTAAGGTGCAACGAGACGCCTCCGGGCGTGTCGTCGACTGGCGCTATGAGGAGGTCAACGACGCCTGGGGCAAGCTGGTGGGCATCGAACCATCGACGGTAGTCGGTCGGACGGTTCGCGACCTCATCCCTGGCGTCGAGGACGCATGGGTCAACGAGTTCGCACAGGTCGTCGAAACCGGCCAAGCCATCCGGTTCACGCGCAAGGTCGATACGCTCAGCCGATGGTATGATGGAACCTGCCAGCCTGTCGCGGGGGACCGGTTCAGCGTCATCTTTGTCGAGGTCACCGAGCGCGTTCGATCCGAGGTTCGCAGCAAAGCTCTTTTGGAACTCAGCGAAACCCTTGCGGACCTCGACGATCCAGATGCAATGCCCGGTGCTGCCGCTCGGATCATCGGGAAGGCGCTCGGTGTCGGGCGCGTGGGCTATGGCACCGTTGCCGATGATGGCGAAACCTTCACCGTCCCGTCGGATTGGACAGCGGACGGCTATCCCAGCCTTGCCGGCACGTACCGAATGGATGACTACGGTGGATATGCCAAGAATCTGCGGCGAGGCCGTACCGTCGTCATACCCGACATTCGCCTGGACCCTAGAACATCATTCAACACCGACCCTCTAGAGCGGGTTGGCGTGCGCTCGCTGATCAACCATCCGATCGTCGAGAACGGGCGAACGGTCGCGGTTTTTTATGTGAACGACGACCGGGTCCAGCCATGGACCGCCGAAGAAGTGGCGTTCATTCAGAGCGCCGCCAACCGTACTCGCGACACGGTGGAGCGGCGAAGGGCCGAAGTGAACCTGAAAACCAGTGAGGAGCGGCAGCGTTTGGCTATCGCGTCTGGCGAGGTGGGGATCTTCGACATCGATTTGGCGACTGGTAGCCTGACCTGGGACGACCGTGCTCGCGCCGCTTTTGGCGTGGCGACCGGTCATCTCGTTGGCCAAGCTGAGAAGCTGTCGACTCTCCATCCCGAAGACCGGGCTACGTTCGATGCTGCCCTTGCCGCTGCGATGGAAGGTGCTCCGTTTGATCTTCAGTTCCGCACGATCGGCCTCGACGATCGGCAAGTGCGGTGGGTAAACGTGCAAGGGCAGGTCGCCGGCTCGAAGGGCGCGCAGCACTTTATCGGTGCTGTTCGGGACGTGTCCCAGCGGGTCGCAGCCGAACAGCGGCAGACCGTTCTCAACCACGAACTGGCTCACCGGCTAAAGAACACACTGGCCGTCGTGCAATCGATCGCGACGCAGACCCTGCGCAACGCACCGGACATGACAACGGCTCGTGACAGCCTGACCAAACGCATCCAGACGCTGTCCAAGGCGCACGACATCCTGCTGTCGGGGCAGACCGATGCGGGTTCGATCGACGCCATCATTCGCAGCGCCGTTGCCTTGCACGATCCGGATGAACGCATTGCGCTGCGGGGGCCAAGCATCGATATCGGTCCCAAGGCGGCATTGACACTCGCCCTTATCATGCACGAACTCGCCACCAACGCAGTGAAGTATGGTGCGCTCTCCGTGCCGGAGGGACGCGTCCATGTCGCTTGGGTAGTGGATATCGACGAGACCACGAAGCTTCCGACGCTCGCTCTCAGCTGGCGGGAGGTCAATGGTCCTCCGGCCTCTCCCCCGACCCGAAAAGGCTTTGGAAGCCGACTGATCGAAATGGGGCTGTCAGGGTCAACTGGGGGCTCGGTCGAGCTCGACTATGCCAGCGACGGATTGAAATGCCGCATCCGCGCCTCGCTGACAGAATTGCAAGCTGACGACGCATGA